A portion of the Tiliqua scincoides isolate rTilSci1 chromosome 3, rTilSci1.hap2, whole genome shotgun sequence genome contains these proteins:
- the MSL3 gene encoding MSL complex subunit 3 isoform X1: MTSRGMKFKFHKGERVLCFEPDPTKAKVLYDAKIVDIVIGKDDKGRKIPEYLIHFNGWNRSWDRWAAEDHVLRDTDENRRLQRKLARKAVARMRRKGKKGRCRLPGVDSVLKSLPAEENEESSEHSISSSSDDDSDEGTDEEIKSEESDIDEKAEMKEEQETHTKRDMDERAINIEIPEILKKKLEEDCYYINRRKRLVKLPCQTNIITILESYVKHFAINAAFSANERSRHHQMTSHANLNLHYVPPEKNVELCKEMVDGLRITFDFTLPLILLYPYEQAQFKKVTSSKFFLPIKESVANTNRNQEELSPSPPLLNPSTPQSTDSQPVTGESATPKRRKAEPEILQSLRRSTRHTSNCDRLSESSASPQPKRRNIETPASMPKLFLHLEKKTPVHSGSSSPITLTPSKEGSAVFAGFEGRRNNELNEVLSWKLMPENYPPGDQPPPPSYIYGSQHLLRMFVKLPEILGKMSFPDKNLKALVKHFELFLRFLAEYHDDFFPESAYVAACEAYYSTKNPRAIY; this comes from the exons ATGACCTCGCGGGGAATGAAATTTAAATTCCACAAAGGCGAGCGAGTTCTCTGCTTCGAGCCGGACCCCACCAAGGCGAAGGTGCTCTACGATGCCAAG ATCGTTGACATTGTTATTGGAAAAGATGACAAGGGAAGAAAGATTCCAGAATATCTGATCCATTTTAATGGTTGGAACAGAAG CTGGGACAGATGGGCAGCTGAAGATCATGTTCTTCGAGACACTGATGAAAACCGCAGATTACAACGTAAATTGGCAAGAAAAGCTGTGGCTCGCAT gagaagaaaaggaaagaaagggcGTTGCAGATTGCCTGGTGTTGACTCTGTATTGAAGAGCCTTCCTGCAGAGGAGAATGAGGAGAGCAGCGAACACT CTATAAGTAGTTCTTCGGATGATGATAGTGATGAAGGCACAGATGAAGAAATAAAGAGTGAAGAAAGTGACATTGATGAGAAGGCAGAAATG AAAGAAGAGCAAGAAACTCATACTAAACGGGACATGGACGAAAGAGCAATAAACATAGAAATTCCTGAAATCCTGAAAAAGAAGCTTGAAGAAGATTGTTACTATATTAACAGGAGGAAGCGG CTGGTGAAACTACCATGTCAGACAAATATAATAACTATCCTGGAATCATATGTGAAGCATTTTGCCATTAACGCAGCCTTCTCAGCCAATGAAAGATCACGGCACCATCAAATGACTTCACATGCCAACCTGAACCTGCACTATGTCCCACCAGAAAAGAA CGTTGAATTATGTAAAGAAATGGTGGATGGACTAAGAATAACTTTTGACTTCACTCTCCCATTGATTCTACTCTATCCCTATGAGCAAGCACAGTTTAAGAAAGTGACTTCATCCAAATTTTTTCTTCCAATCAAAGAGAGTGTAGCAAACACTAATAG AAATCAGGAAGAGCTGTCCCCAAGTCCACCTCTTCTGAATCCATCAACCCCACAGTCCACAGATAGTCAGCCTGTAACAGGAGAGTCTGCAACCCCTAAACGTCGAAAAGCTGAGCCTGAAATATTGCAGTCTCTAAGGCGTTCTACTCGTCACACATCCAATTGCGATAGATTATCGGAAAGCAGCGCTTCTCCGCAACCAAAAAGGCGGAACATTGAGACTCCTGCTTCAATGCCTAAATTGTTCTTGCATCTTGAAAAAA AAACACCTGTTCACAGTGGATCATCTTCTCCCATTACTTTGACTCCTAGCAAAGAGGGCAGTGCAGTATTTGCTGGGTTTGAGGGCAGAAGAAACAATGAATTAAATGAG GTATTGTCCTGGAAACTCATGCCAGAGAACTACCCTCCAGGTGATcagccaccaccaccttcctACATTTATGGATCTCAGCATTTGCTACGCATGTTTG TAAAACTTCCTGAGATACTTGGGAAGATG